The Mycoplasmopsis equigenitalium genome contains a region encoding:
- a CDS encoding phosphopentomutase has translation MSKFNRVIMIVTDSLGIGPDKDQKKWNDTGANTIYAASKSEEFEIKTWRDMGIANIAQLHNVMPVKKPIAYVTKVQEVSNAKDTLAGHWEMMGIKTEIPFPTFTENGFPDELIKELEKAFDGRKIVGNKSASGTEIIDELAHEERDNNGIIVYTSFDSVLQICAHEEIIGLDNLYRYAKAARAICSSRPEWNVGRIIARPYVGTPGNYTRTFNRHDYANKPEHTILNKLQDKGVKVISVGKINDIYVGNGIDEKYPTKSDPENMDQTIDLVMKDTKNELIFTNLVQFDSHYGHRRNVDGYAKNISIFDLKLKKLISVMKDDDLLIITSDHGNDPSYPGFNHTRELLPLTIYSKSFKKPRVFGTNDKKNQVTGLGTAGNIIARNFGVDIVLETGDDVFDELV, from the coding sequence ATGTCAAAATTCAATCGTGTAATTATGATTGTTACCGATTCCTTAGGAATTGGTCCTGATAAAGATCAAAAGAAATGAAACGATACTGGCGCAAATACAATTTATGCGGCAAGTAAAAGTGAAGAATTTGAAATTAAAACTTGAAGAGATATGGGGATTGCTAACATTGCACAATTACACAATGTAATGCCAGTTAAAAAACCAATCGCTTATGTTACAAAAGTGCAAGAAGTTTCTAATGCGAAAGATACACTTGCAGGACACTGAGAAATGATGGGAATTAAAACTGAAATCCCATTCCCAACCTTTACCGAAAATGGTTTTCCTGACGAATTAATTAAAGAATTGGAAAAAGCTTTTGACGGACGTAAAATTGTTGGAAATAAATCAGCTTCAGGAACAGAAATTATTGATGAACTAGCACACGAAGAACGTGACAATAACGGGATTATTGTTTATACATCATTTGATTCGGTGCTTCAAATTTGTGCTCACGAAGAAATTATCGGTTTAGATAATCTTTATCGTTATGCAAAGGCTGCCCGTGCAATTTGTAGTTCACGGCCAGAGTGAAATGTAGGTCGGATTATTGCCCGCCCATATGTTGGTACACCAGGTAACTATACAAGAACTTTTAATCGTCACGATTATGCCAATAAACCTGAGCACACAATTCTAAACAAATTACAAGACAAAGGTGTTAAAGTGATTTCGGTTGGTAAAATCAACGATATTTATGTTGGAAACGGAATTGATGAGAAATATCCTACCAAATCAGACCCTGAAAATATGGATCAAACTATTGATTTGGTAATGAAAGATACCAAGAACGAACTTATTTTTACCAACTTAGTGCAATTTGATAGTCATTATGGACATCGTCGTAATGTTGATGGATACGCTAAAAATATTTCGATTTTCGATTTAAAACTTAAGAAATTAATTAGTGTTATGAAAGATGATGATTTATTAATTATTACTTCAGACCACGGAAACGATCCTTCATATCCTGGTTTTAACCACACAAGAGAACTTTTACCATTAACAATTTATTCAAAATCATTTAAAAAACCACGTGTTTTTGGAACAAATGATAAGAAAAATCAGGTAACTGGTTTAGGAACAGCAGGCAATATTATTGCTAGAAACTTTGGTGTTGATATTGTTCTTGAAACAGGTGATGATGTTTTTGACGAACTAGTTTAG
- a CDS encoding DUF2188 domain-containing protein: MNILIDNETLEQEQKQEFETTQETDVLVYNHDDSDATQDVQKIIKKPNTYHITFNKDDRWQVKKVGALKILKTFKTQKEAISFADKLAKNQKAGVVIHRTSGQIRSGFSHKENKTPNIYHVTLKDDKWQVKKAKGQRAIKLFDTQNEAIEYAKILSKNQEAGMLIHKKTGGIRDGVSNKKNKLIKRYHVLPSDRGWIVKKAKAKKALIIFKTQKEAYDYANNLAKTQGIGVVLHKTNGAIRAGVSHKQEK, from the coding sequence ATGAATATTCTTATTGATAACGAAACATTAGAACAAGAACAAAAACAAGAATTCGAAACAACACAAGAGACTGACGTACTTGTCTATAACCACGATGATTCGGACGCCACACAGGATGTACAAAAAATCATCAAAAAACCAAATACATACCACATTACATTTAATAAGGACGATCGTTGACAAGTTAAAAAAGTGGGCGCACTTAAAATTCTTAAAACTTTCAAAACACAAAAAGAAGCAATTTCATTTGCTGATAAACTAGCAAAAAACCAAAAGGCGGGCGTTGTAATACATCGAACATCAGGACAAATTAGAAGTGGGTTTTCACATAAAGAAAACAAAACACCAAACATTTACCATGTTACCTTAAAAGATGATAAATGACAAGTTAAAAAAGCAAAAGGCCAACGTGCAATTAAACTTTTTGACACACAAAATGAAGCTATCGAATATGCTAAAATCTTATCTAAAAATCAAGAAGCGGGAATGTTAATCCACAAAAAAACAGGCGGAATTCGTGATGGTGTATCTAATAAAAAGAACAAATTAATTAAAAGATATCACGTTCTTCCAAGTGACCGTGGTTGAATTGTGAAAAAAGCCAAAGCTAAAAAAGCACTTATTATTTTTAAAACACAAAAAGAAGCATATGATTATGCAAATAACTTAGCAAAAACACAAGGAATTGGCGTTGTCTTGCACAAAACAAATGGCGCTATTCGTGCTGGCGTAAGTCATAAACAGGAAAAATAA
- a CDS encoding YebC/PmpR family DNA-binding transcriptional regulator, producing MAGHSKWANIQHRKGAQDAKRGVAFQKLSKEIYVAAAHGGTDPNMNPALRLAISKAKSQSMPKANIEKAIQKAAGGNNDGANFVEYLYSGVVSGGVTILISCLSDNFNRLSSNMKAYFNKQNGTIGKVGTMPYVFDQKGLIQISDKLVNEDALTEFAIENGAEEIENEEGIISITCAPSDFQKLSESIEKEFKIEKFEHSAVTYVPNSYVELDEERTQKILASIEKLEDDEDVQEVFHNIDL from the coding sequence ATGGCAGGACACTCAAAATGAGCAAACATTCAACACCGCAAAGGCGCACAAGATGCTAAAAGAGGTGTTGCTTTCCAAAAACTATCTAAAGAAATTTACGTTGCCGCTGCACATGGCGGAACTGATCCAAATATGAATCCGGCATTAAGATTGGCGATCTCAAAAGCAAAATCACAATCTATGCCAAAAGCAAACATTGAAAAAGCAATTCAAAAAGCAGCAGGCGGAAATAATGATGGTGCCAACTTTGTTGAATATCTTTATTCGGGCGTAGTTTCAGGTGGAGTAACCATTTTAATCTCATGCTTATCAGATAACTTTAATCGTCTTAGCTCGAATATGAAGGCATATTTCAATAAGCAAAACGGAACAATCGGTAAGGTTGGTACAATGCCCTACGTTTTTGACCAAAAGGGATTAATTCAAATTAGCGATAAATTAGTAAACGAAGATGCCTTGACTGAATTCGCAATTGAAAACGGTGCTGAAGAAATTGAAAATGAAGAAGGAATTATTTCAATTACGTGTGCACCCAGCGATTTTCAAAAATTATCAGAAAGTATTGAAAAAGAATTTAAAATCGAAAAATTCGAACACTCAGCGGTCACTTATGTTCCAAATTCATATGTTGAATTAGATGAAGAACGAACTCAAAAAATTCTCGCTTCAATTGAAAAACTTGAAGATGACGAAGACGTTCAAGAAGTTTTCCATAATATCGACCTTTAA
- the nadE gene encoding NAD(+) synthase: MKVNSKSTTRLLDTNLQLHPMTMEYAKKYIDYLVNWMQEKVQSSNSKGVVIGISGGIDSALTLALAKLAFKNNIKAISMPINSLNKTHGNDINLLSKKFNISIENIDLSLEYNNLLLNLKLTNNAAKINIMPRLRMMILYAIAQENNYLVCGTDNYDEWYTGYFTKHGDGAADMFPLGNLLKSEVRLLAKYLEVPDSIINKKPSADLWNSQTDEEEMQISYKKLDLYLMDEKTNLSENEINRIKYLHNISEHKRQMAHRPKTIFEVINKKG, translated from the coding sequence ATGAAAGTAAATAGCAAATCAACTACACGTCTTTTAGATACAAATCTACAACTTCATCCAATGACAATGGAATATGCAAAAAAATATATTGATTATCTTGTAAATTGAATGCAAGAAAAGGTTCAATCATCGAACTCAAAAGGTGTAGTAATTGGAATTTCGGGAGGAATTGATTCAGCACTAACTTTAGCCCTTGCAAAGTTAGCTTTTAAAAACAATATTAAAGCAATTTCAATGCCAATAAATAGTCTTAATAAAACGCACGGAAACGACATAAATCTTCTAAGCAAAAAGTTTAATATTTCAATAGAAAATATTGACTTATCATTGGAATACAATAATTTATTGTTAAATTTAAAATTAACAAATAATGCTGCAAAAATTAATATTATGCCTCGCCTTAGAATGATGATTTTATACGCAATAGCTCAAGAAAATAATTATCTTGTCTGCGGCACAGATAACTATGATGAATGATATACAGGTTACTTTACAAAACATGGTGATGGCGCCGCTGATATGTTTCCACTTGGCAACCTATTAAAATCGGAAGTAAGATTATTAGCAAAATACCTTGAAGTTCCTGATTCGATCATTAATAAAAAACCAAGCGCAGATTTATGAAATTCGCAAACCGATGAAGAAGAAATGCAAATTTCGTATAAGAAACTTGATTTATACTTAATGGATGAAAAAACTAATTTGTCAGAAAATGAAATTAATAGAATAAAATATTTACACAATATTAGTGAACATAAACGCCAAATGGCGCATAGACCTAAAACAATTTTTGAAGTAATAAATAAGAAAGGATAA
- the mnmG gene encoding tRNA uridine-5-carboxymethylaminomethyl(34) synthesis enzyme MnmG — MEKSQYSYDAVVIGAGHAGLEAAFALAKLGKKTALVTLDITRMGMMPCNPSIGGPAKGIITREIDALGGMQAYWADKTKIQIKLLNESKGPAVRALRAQIDKEKYSLAVANSAKKQKNLTVIEDMVVDILVKNNAVDALVLQSGKILKTKAIVVTTGTYMDARILRGNVVTISGPDNQKTTNLLSASLRKIGLDIQRLKTGTPPRIYSDSIDFSQVEKENLGNYEFTFSDNPDMKLDNQISCYLTYTTKKTHEIIMQNLDKSAMYSGLIRGIGPRYCPSIEDKIVKFADKDRHQIFFEPETDKQDVMYINGLSTSMPVEVQKEIIKTIPGLANARVQKWAYAIEYDAINPLNLKKSLETKKISNLFMAGQINGTSGYEEAAAQGLIAGINAARKLDCKEPIIIARNDGYIGVLIDDLTTKGTKEPYRMLTSRAEYRLLLRNDNADERLYKYAKEIKIKSAQKLNYIKAKYLKIQEKIKELQENFVSTKSEIAKKYDVKNAVSYLQLLARPEVDYLDILSDFEFPYEVMVNVRLKGYIDKQIKEAHKMQKLESIKIPEDINYDDVNNIAIEARMKLKEVMPMTIGQASRISGINPSDIQMLIYWLKLREGNSDN; from the coding sequence ATGGAAAAGTCACAATATAGTTATGATGCTGTTGTAATTGGTGCTGGTCATGCGGGTCTAGAGGCCGCTTTTGCTTTGGCAAAATTAGGTAAAAAGACTGCGCTTGTAACGTTAGATATTACACGAATGGGTATGATGCCATGTAATCCAAGTATAGGTGGACCCGCCAAAGGAATAATTACCCGGGAAATTGATGCTCTAGGCGGAATGCAGGCTTATTGGGCTGATAAAACAAAGATTCAAATTAAGCTTCTTAACGAATCAAAAGGACCTGCTGTTCGCGCTTTACGAGCTCAAATCGATAAAGAAAAGTATAGTTTAGCGGTAGCAAACAGTGCGAAAAAACAAAAGAATCTAACTGTTATTGAAGATATGGTTGTTGATATTTTAGTAAAGAATAACGCAGTTGACGCCCTAGTTTTACAAAGCGGCAAAATTCTTAAAACGAAAGCAATTGTGGTGACAACTGGAACATACATGGACGCTCGTATTCTTCGAGGTAACGTTGTGACAATTAGTGGGCCAGACAATCAAAAAACAACTAATTTATTAAGTGCATCACTTCGCAAAATTGGCCTAGATATTCAAAGATTAAAAACAGGAACGCCACCAAGAATTTATAGCGATAGTATAGATTTTAGTCAAGTTGAAAAAGAAAATCTAGGAAATTATGAGTTTACATTTAGCGATAACCCTGACATGAAACTTGATAATCAAATATCATGCTATTTAACGTATACAACAAAAAAAACTCATGAAATTATTATGCAGAATCTTGATAAATCTGCAATGTATTCAGGTTTAATCAGAGGTATTGGTCCGCGCTATTGCCCCTCAATTGAAGATAAAATTGTTAAGTTTGCTGATAAAGATAGGCATCAAATTTTCTTCGAGCCAGAGACAGATAAACAAGATGTTATGTACATTAATGGGTTATCAACTTCTATGCCAGTTGAGGTACAAAAAGAAATAATTAAGACTATTCCTGGCCTTGCTAATGCCCGTGTACAAAAATGAGCATACGCCATTGAATATGATGCTATTAATCCACTCAACTTAAAGAAAAGTCTTGAAACTAAAAAGATAAGTAATTTATTTATGGCTGGACAAATTAATGGCACCAGTGGCTATGAGGAAGCGGCTGCACAAGGACTGATTGCTGGTATTAATGCAGCAAGAAAGCTTGATTGTAAAGAACCAATTATCATCGCTAGAAATGATGGATATATTGGTGTGCTAATTGATGATCTAACGACAAAAGGTACAAAGGAACCTTATCGCATGCTAACATCGCGTGCCGAATATCGTTTGTTATTGCGAAACGATAATGCCGATGAGCGTTTATACAAATACGCGAAAGAAATTAAAATAAAAAGTGCGCAGAAATTAAATTATATAAAAGCAAAATATTTAAAAATTCAAGAGAAAATAAAGGAATTGCAAGAAAATTTTGTTTCTACTAAATCTGAAATTGCAAAGAAATATGATGTTAAAAATGCTGTAAGTTACTTGCAACTTTTAGCTCGCCCTGAAGTGGATTATCTTGATATTTTAAGTGATTTTGAGTTTCCGTATGAAGTAATGGTTAATGTTCGTCTAAAAGGTTATATTGACAAGCAAATTAAAGAGGCACACAAAATGCAAAAGCTTGAAAGTATTAAAATACCAGAAGACATCAATTATGATGATGTTAATAATATTGCAATTGAGGCACGTATGAAATTAAAAGAAGTTATGCCTATGACTATTGGTCAAGCCTCAAGAATTAGCGGCATCAACCCAAGCGATATTCAAATGTTGATTTATTGATTAAAACTTAGGGAAGGTAACAGTGACAATTAA
- a CDS encoding 23S rRNA (pseudouridine(1915)-N(3))-methyltransferase RlmH: MTINLICFGKLRVADQVLFDMYHKKLHNCKFNLIELKESNNKNIELKVNAETKMVLEKIPKNSMVYFLDLRGDKMDSVDFANKLQVANITFVIGGSNGFDQELIKSFAKISFSDMTFPHELFRIMLMEQIYRGIKINENSNYHK; this comes from the coding sequence GTGACAATTAATTTAATTTGTTTTGGAAAACTGCGCGTTGCTGATCAAGTTCTTTTTGATATGTACCATAAAAAATTGCATAATTGTAAATTTAACTTGATTGAATTAAAAGAATCAAATAATAAAAACATTGAGTTAAAAGTTAATGCCGAAACTAAAATGGTGCTTGAAAAAATACCAAAGAATTCGATGGTATATTTTTTAGATTTACGAGGAGATAAAATGGATTCGGTTGATTTTGCAAACAAACTACAGGTTGCAAATATTACTTTTGTGATTGGAGGATCAAATGGTTTTGATCAAGAGCTGATTAAATCATTTGCTAAAATCTCATTTTCAGACATGACTTTTCCTCACGAATTATTTCGTATTATGTTAATGGAACAAATTTACCGTGGAATTAAAATCAATGAAAATTCAAATTATCATAAATAA
- a CDS encoding ECF transporter S component (in some Mycoplasma, this protein is fused to aspartyl/glutamyl-tRNA amidotransferase subunit C domain), which translates to MSNKNNNQGPRRFWGIRKISFTAILISIAVVFAIIGTQIILVASIPTFKISFIGLPVKITGFIFGPIVGILTGLMADLISFMILPVFFHPLYTLATVMNGIVSGIIGWFFIKFLGYYFGYDIRITFHKKRIAKAKRKIALLKKQALDANAALSERNKEIISKLEIKILYREAKIKRWHIKKYSTTLMNINMIVALTILAGIICTISVSLSMPQIVSDEMLKDSVIKNRYVLLGLLVFGFSTMAIFVIVGRFKIKPERYTVFVPIIIFSALLEFINVPLLSMADAASLSGQMDRWPLFIVTHIATSPIKIWVNLTVIYYSYSIVSNLINRNENVVY; encoded by the coding sequence ATGAGTAATAAAAATAACAACCAAGGCCCAAGACGCTTTTGAGGCATTCGTAAAATTTCTTTTACAGCAATTCTAATATCGATTGCTGTTGTTTTTGCAATTATTGGAACTCAAATTATTCTTGTCGCTTCAATTCCAACTTTTAAAATTTCTTTTATTGGGTTACCGGTTAAAATTACGGGATTTATTTTTGGACCAATAGTGGGAATTTTGACGGGATTAATGGCTGATTTAATTTCATTTATGATTTTGCCAGTGTTTTTCCATCCTCTTTATACTTTGGCAACTGTTATGAACGGGATTGTTTCGGGTATTATCGGATGATTTTTCATTAAGTTTTTAGGATACTATTTTGGTTACGATATTCGGATTACTTTCCATAAAAAACGGATTGCAAAAGCAAAACGAAAAATTGCCTTACTTAAAAAACAAGCACTCGATGCTAATGCGGCATTAAGCGAACGTAATAAAGAAATTATTTCAAAGTTAGAGATTAAAATTTTGTATCGTGAAGCAAAAATTAAGAGATGACATATAAAAAAATATTCAACAACCCTTATGAATATTAATATGATTGTTGCATTAACAATTTTGGCTGGAATTATCTGCACCATTTCTGTTTCATTATCAATGCCACAAATTGTTAGTGATGAAATGTTAAAAGACTCAGTAATTAAAAATCGTTATGTCCTACTTGGTTTATTAGTTTTTGGATTTAGTACAATGGCTATTTTTGTTATTGTTGGTCGTTTTAAAATCAAACCAGAACGTTATACTGTGTTTGTGCCAATTATTATTTTTAGTGCATTACTCGAGTTTATTAATGTGCCATTACTTTCGATGGCTGATGCCGCCTCCTTATCAGGTCAAATGGACCGATGACCATTATTTATTGTTACCCATATTGCTACATCACCTATTAAAATTTGAGTTAATCTTACAGTTATCTACTATTCTTACTCAATTGTTTCGAATTTGATTAATCGAAACGAAAATGTTGTTTATTAG
- a CDS encoding valine--tRNA ligase: MDKIFDHNKYEPIVFKKWQEKRYFSKHDTSKKPFTILLPPPNVTGVLHLGHALDTYIPDTVNRFYKLNGYDVWFIAGMDHAGIATQSKVEQLLVKEGKDKHKLGREAFLKECWNWKAKYSQIMRKQWEGLGLSLDLENERFTLDDDANEAVLKVFVDLYHKGYIYQGYSPINWDCQLKTALSNIEVINEETKQDMVYIKYPVVGSKEHVTIATVRTETLFSDVAVVYHPKDKRYKHLAGKKILHPLLKTEIPIIADEYIDPAFGTGLMKLSAHATEDIAIIKKHQLAVNETINDDGVLYNANEFSGLDRLAARKAINKYLLEHNFVEKVEETISNVGYSERTKTPVEILVRKQWFVKMDKFGQDVLANLKTKFGSKFYPSRFANELKRWMLKVHDWTISRQLWWGHRIPAWYKNEEVKVQIDSPGPGWVQDEDVLDTWFSSGISSFTFLGWPQTNKHLKHYYPVNLLVTGRDLIFFWIARMYFFSLEFIGKAPFKDIMIHGLVRDENNVKMSKSLNNGIDPNDVIAKYGSDTLRWSIVSNTKAGNDLRISNKDFAIHQALINKLWNVARYIKNKKENGVDDKLHEVDKWINNKLLNLKKNIEKLLKKYEFSLIGKEVEKYIFNDFSSWYIELSKTLNNKQHSLEILKKSLLVLHPFLPFVTDAIFSEVFNESLLDFSWPVIKKFAITNHIDITIEIVTSIRKYRQNNNISNKDMIYFNFEGEIDNKTLVSIKKMANCEVMLNKDYLVALSMGNLYIKMDDSIKAQIKKDLEAQIKFYEAEIVRSTNILNNKNFMSKAPAEKIAEEKAKFEDYKQKLAQYKKELACN; encoded by the coding sequence ATGGATAAGATTTTCGATCATAATAAATACGAACCAATAGTTTTTAAAAAATGACAAGAAAAACGTTATTTTTCCAAACACGATACAAGTAAAAAACCTTTTACTATTCTCTTACCACCCCCAAATGTTACGGGAGTTTTACACCTGGGTCACGCACTTGATACATACATTCCCGATACCGTTAACCGTTTTTACAAATTGAATGGGTATGATGTATGGTTTATTGCTGGGATGGATCATGCAGGAATTGCGACGCAATCAAAAGTTGAACAACTTTTAGTTAAAGAAGGGAAAGATAAACATAAATTAGGCCGCGAAGCATTTTTGAAAGAGTGTTGAAATTGAAAAGCAAAATACTCACAAATTATGCGTAAACAGTGAGAGGGCTTAGGGCTTTCACTTGATTTAGAAAATGAACGCTTCACACTCGATGACGATGCTAATGAGGCAGTACTTAAGGTCTTTGTTGATTTGTATCATAAAGGATATATTTACCAAGGTTACTCACCAATTAATTGGGATTGTCAGCTCAAGACGGCGTTAAGTAATATTGAGGTTATTAATGAAGAAACTAAACAAGATATGGTTTATATTAAATATCCAGTCGTTGGTAGCAAAGAACATGTAACAATAGCTACTGTGCGTACTGAAACTTTATTTTCGGATGTGGCGGTTGTATATCATCCAAAGGATAAAAGATATAAACATCTTGCTGGTAAGAAAATTCTTCATCCTTTATTAAAAACAGAAATTCCAATTATTGCCGACGAATATATTGATCCCGCTTTTGGAACGGGACTAATGAAATTATCGGCGCATGCGACAGAGGATATCGCAATTATTAAGAAACATCAACTTGCAGTTAATGAAACCATTAATGACGATGGTGTTTTATACAACGCTAACGAGTTTTCTGGTCTTGATCGTTTAGCCGCTAGAAAAGCAATTAATAAATATCTTCTTGAACATAATTTTGTTGAAAAAGTTGAGGAAACTATATCAAATGTAGGTTATAGCGAACGAACAAAAACCCCTGTAGAAATTTTAGTTCGTAAACAATGATTTGTAAAGATGGACAAGTTTGGCCAAGATGTGCTTGCGAACTTAAAAACAAAATTTGGTTCAAAATTTTATCCTTCACGTTTTGCAAACGAATTAAAACGTTGAATGTTGAAGGTTCATGATTGGACAATTTCTCGTCAACTTTGATGAGGCCACCGAATTCCTGCTTGATATAAAAATGAAGAAGTAAAAGTACAAATAGACTCGCCTGGACCAGGATGGGTCCAAGATGAAGATGTACTTGATACTTGATTTAGTAGCGGAATTAGTTCATTTACATTCTTAGGGTGACCGCAAACTAATAAACATCTTAAACATTATTATCCAGTTAATTTACTTGTTACTGGGCGTGATTTGATTTTCTTTTGAATTGCTAGAATGTACTTTTTCAGTCTTGAATTTATTGGTAAAGCACCGTTTAAGGATATCATGATTCATGGCTTGGTTCGTGACGAGAATAATGTTAAAATGTCAAAAAGTTTAAATAATGGAATTGATCCTAATGATGTTATTGCCAAGTATGGAAGTGATACATTGAGATGGAGTATTGTTTCAAATACAAAAGCCGGCAATGATCTTAGAATTTCTAACAAAGATTTTGCAATTCATCAAGCACTAATTAATAAACTTTGAAACGTTGCGCGTTATATCAAAAACAAGAAAGAAAATGGTGTTGATGATAAACTTCATGAAGTTGACAAATGAATTAACAACAAATTATTAAATCTCAAGAAAAACATTGAAAAATTATTGAAAAAATATGAATTTTCGTTAATAGGAAAAGAGGTTGAAAAGTACATATTTAATGATTTTTCATCTTGATATATAGAATTATCAAAAACACTAAATAACAAGCAACACTCTCTAGAAATTCTTAAAAAATCACTATTAGTTTTACATCCCTTTTTACCGTTTGTTACAGATGCAATTTTTAGCGAAGTTTTTAATGAATCTTTACTTGATTTTAGCTGACCTGTTATTAAGAAATTTGCAATTACGAATCACATTGATATTACTATTGAAATTGTTACTTCAATTCGTAAATATCGTCAAAATAATAATATTAGTAATAAAGACATGATCTACTTTAACTTTGAAGGTGAAATCGATAATAAAACACTTGTAAGTATTAAAAAAATGGCTAATTGTGAAGTAATGTTAAATAAAGATTATTTAGTTGCATTGAGTATGGGTAATCTATACATTAAAATGGATGATAGCATCAAGGCGCAAATCAAAAAAGATCTTGAGGCTCAAATTAAATTTTACGAAGCCGAAATTGTAAGATCAACAAATATTCTAAACAATAAAAATTTTATGTCTAAAGCGCCTGCTGAAAAAATCGCTGAAGAAAAAGCAAAGTTCGAAGACTATAAGCAAAAATTAGCTCAGTACAAGAAGGAGCTAGCATGCAATTAA
- a CDS encoding bifunctional 5,10-methylenetetrahydrofolate dehydrogenase/5,10-methenyltetrahydrofolate cyclohydrolase: protein MQLMDGKKLAQSITNVIKEQLKNLRIKPTLAIVQVGEIESSTKYVNYKLKKAIELGIKAELFNFAEDVSFDELKRFFKKHLNKFSGIMVQLPLPGHLDKQKVCDLIPYKKDIDGLTSKNNSKFYSNQVAFTPATANAILNILDYYGIDVYSKKCGVIGQSDLVGKPVSYLLRKKGAIVNTYDISTGIDNIVENDVLIVAAGVAHLVDYTMVKEGCVVIDVGTNIDKHSEYKLMGDVNPEKLEQKASYLAPVPGGIGPLTVVSLFYNLIFNPHNS from the coding sequence ATGCAATTAATGGATGGAAAAAAACTTGCACAAAGTATTACTAACGTAATTAAAGAGCAACTTAAAAATTTAAGAATTAAACCAACATTAGCAATTGTTCAAGTTGGGGAAATTGAGTCATCAACTAAGTACGTTAATTACAAGTTAAAAAAAGCGATTGAACTTGGAATAAAAGCGGAGCTATTTAATTTTGCTGAAGACGTCTCGTTTGACGAGTTGAAAAGATTTTTTAAAAAACATCTTAACAAGTTTAGTGGGATTATGGTTCAGTTACCATTACCAGGTCACTTAGATAAGCAAAAAGTATGCGACTTGATTCCGTACAAAAAAGATATTGATGGCTTAACTTCTAAGAACAATAGTAAATTTTATTCAAATCAAGTTGCTTTTACACCTGCTACAGCTAACGCAATTCTTAATATTTTAGATTATTACGGAATTGATGTTTATAGTAAAAAATGTGGTGTGATAGGACAATCTGATTTAGTTGGTAAACCTGTTTCTTATTTACTTCGTAAAAAGGGTGCTATCGTTAACACTTATGACATATCAACAGGTATTGATAATATTGTTGAAAACGATGTTTTAATAGTTGCTGCTGGAGTTGCTCATTTAGTTGATTACACCATGGTCAAAGAAGGGTGTGTTGTAATCGATGTTGGTACCAACATCGATAAACATAGCGAGTATAAATTAATGGGTGATGTAAACCCGGAAAAATTAGAACAAAAAGCAAGTTATCTTGCGCCAGTACCTGGAGGAATAGGTCCTTTAACTGTTGTCAGTTTGTTTTATAATTTAATTTTCAATCCACACAATTCATAA